Proteins encoded by one window of Arabidopsis thaliana chromosome 2, partial sequence:
- a CDS encoding Peptide chain release factor 1 (Peptide chain release factor 1; FUNCTIONS IN: translation release factor activity, codon specific, translation release factor activity; INVOLVED IN: translational termination; LOCATED IN: cytoplasm; CONTAINS InterPro DOMAIN/s: Class I peptide chain release factor (InterPro:IPR000352), Peptide chain release factor (InterPro:IPR005139); BEST Arabidopsis thaliana protein match is: Peptide chain release factor 1 (TAIR:AT3G62910.1); Has 16260 Blast hits to 16258 proteins in 2815 species: Archae - 0; Bacteria - 10372; Metazoa - 189; Fungi - 181; Plants - 204; Viruses - 13; Other Eukaryotes - 5301 (source: NCBI BLink).), with amino-acid sequence MRVLIRPNFLSNLIRYCSRGTHSHDRSLRSVLSSNMIRLYTTGMEPQLSPDLIKIMDQRLSAIEHRNAVLQKLINQPEYSPEEFSRANKELRKLRDSMLLINDLRAKQKEIDGLKSLVSESSDDKDMLDLAVGELDEAVEEEKRLQTLLLKSLLPKDEADERDCILEVRAGTGGEEASLFAMDIFRMYERYSQKKGWKFDIVDITESDMKGYKEASAAICGASVYGKLKFESGIHRVQRIPITEKSGRIHTSAISVAILPQADEVPMFLQS; translated from the exons atgaggGTGTTAATTCGGCCAAATTTCTTGAGCAATCTGATTCGATATTGCTCTAGAGGTACGCATTCACACGATCGTAGCCTGCGATCGGTTCTCTCGTCAAATATGATTCGTCTGTACACCACCG GAATGGAACCTCAGTTGTCTCCTGATCTTATTAAGATAATGGATCAGAGGCTCTCGGCGATAGAGCATCGAAATGCTGTCCTTCAGAAGCTTATCAACCAG CCTGAGTACTCACCAGAGGAGTTTTCAAGAGCCAATAAGGAACTTCGGAAGCTGAGAGATTCAATGTTGCTGATCAATGATTTGAGGGCCAAACAAAAG GAGATTGATGGATTGAAATCTCTGGTGTCGGAAAGTTCGGATGATAAAGACATGCTTGATTTGGCTGTAGGTGAATTAGACGAGGcggtggaagaagaaaaaagacttCAAACTTTGCTGCTTAAGTCTTTGCTTCCTAAAGATGAAGCTGATGAGAGGGATTGCATTTTGGAGGTGAGAGCAG GTACTGGTGGTGAAGAGGCTTCTTTGTTTGCCATGGACATATTCAGAAT GTACGAAAGGTATTCACAGAAGAAAGGTTGGAAGTTTGATATTGTAGACATCACCGAGTCAGATATGAAAGGGTATAAA GAAGCCAGTGCTGCAATTTGTGGAGCCAGTGTCTACGGAAAACTAAAGTTCGAGAGTGGAATTCACAGGGTTCAG CGTATTCCTATCACAGAGAAATCTGGTCGAATTCACACTAGCGCTA